One stretch of Ursus arctos isolate Adak ecotype North America unplaced genomic scaffold, UrsArc2.0 scaffold_37, whole genome shotgun sequence DNA includes these proteins:
- the SALL2 gene encoding sal-like protein 2 isoform X2 — protein MAHETGRSSRLGGPCGEPAELGGDASEEDHPQVCAKCCAQFTDPTEFLAHQNACSTDPPVMVIIGGQENPNNSSTSSEPRTEGQNSPQVMEAEHSNPPDSGSSVPTDPTWGPERRVEESAGHFLVAATGTAAGGGGGLILASPKLGATPLPPESTPAPPPPPPPPPPPGVGSGHLNIPLILEELRVLQQRQIHQMQMTEQICRQVLLLGSLGQTVGTPASPSELPGTGTASSTKPLLPLFSPIKPVQTGKTLAPSSSSSSSSGAETPKQAFFHLYHPLGSQHPFSAGGVGRSHKPTPAPSPALPGSTDQLMASPHLAFPGTTGLLAAQCLGAARGLEAAASPGLLKPKNGSGELGYGEVMGPLEKPGGRHKCRFCAKVFGSDSALQIHLRSHTGERPYKCNVCGNRFTTRGNLKVHFHRHREKYPHVQMNPHPVPEHLDYVITSSGLPYGMSVPPEKAEEEVAMPSGGVDRKPLVASTTALSATESLTLLSTGAGTATAPALPAFNKFVLMKAVEPKSKADENTPPGSEGSAIAGVAESGTATRMQLSKLVTSLPSWALLTNHFKSAGSFPFPYVLEPLGASPSETSKLQQLVEKIDRQGAVAVASTASGAPTTSAPAASSSASSGPNQCVICLRVLSCPRALRLHYGQHGGERPFKCKVCGRAFSTRGNLRAHFVGHKASPAARAQNSCPICQKKFTNAVTLQQHVRMHLGGQIPNGGAALSEGGGAAQENGSEQSAASGPQSFPQQPSQQPSPEEELSEEEDEDDDEEEDVTDEDSLAGRGSESGGEKAISVRGDSEEASGPEEDAGSAAAAGAAATATAGKEVESNEKVLQQPSLPPPPPPDSLDHTQPMEQGGAEGAGGMEEGGKAERSLSPTAALPREGEGSSSTSVEELSLQEALRKEPGESGSRKACEVCGQTFATQAALEEHQKTHPKEGPLFTCVFCRQSFLERAILKKHMLLAHHQNQYTAFLSSDLPTKPRSSSSTSTTTLGLAPPVLFGPGTVAGNLPLAMGSREAKEKRAPLFLFRSPASKAVPEKPIIEEK, from the exons ATGGCGCACGAAACCGGGAGGAGCTCTCGTCTCGGGGGGCCCTGCGGGGAGCCGGCGGAGCTTGGAG GTGATGCTAGCGAGGAGGACCACCCCCAAGTCTGTGCCAAGTGCTGCGCACAATTCACTGATCCAACTGAATTCCTCGCCCACCAGAATGCATGTTCTACTGACCCCCCTGTAATGGTGATAATTGGGGGCCAGGAGAACCCCAACAACTCTTCGACCTCTTCTGAACCCCGGACGGAGGGCCAAAATAGCCCGCAGGTCATGGAGGCAGAGCACAGCAACCCTCCGGATTCTGGGTCCTCTGTGCCCACAGATCCCACCTGGGGCCCGGAGAGGAGAGTAGAGGAGTCTGCCGGGCACTTCCTGGTCGCTGCCACAGGTACCGCTgctgggggaggcgggggccTGATCTTGGCTAGTCCCAAGCTGGGAGCGACCCCGTTACCTCCAGAATCGacccctgcacccccacctcctcctcctccacccccacccccaggggtaGGCAGTGGCCACTTGAACATCCCTCTGATCTTGGAAGAGCTTCGGGTGCTGCAGCAGCGCCAGATCCACCAGATGCAGATGACTGAGCAAATCTGCCGCCAGGTGCTGCTGCTTGGCTCCCTAGGCCAGACGGTGGGCACCCCCGCCAGTCCCTCAGAGTTACCTGGGACGGGGACTGCCTCCTCCACCAAGCCCCTGCTTCCCCTCTTCAGCCCCATCAAGCCTGTCCAGACTGGCAAGACGCTGgcaccttcctcttcctcctcctcctcctcggggGCAGAAACGCCCAAGCAGGCTTTCTTCCATCTTTACCATCCGCTGGGGTCCCAGCACCCTTTTTCTGCTGGAGGGGTTGGGCGAAGCCACaaacccacccctgccccctccccagccctgcctggcagCACAGATCAGCTGATGGCCTCACCTCATCTGGCATTCCCAGGCACCACGGGACTGTTGGCAGCACAGTGTCTTGGGGCAGCTCGAGGCCTTGAGGCTGCTGCCTCCCCGGGGCTCCTGAAGCCAAAGAACGGAAGTGGCGAGCTGGGCTATGGGGAGGTGATGGGTCCCTTGGAGAAGCCCGGCGGACGGCACAAGTGCCGCTTCTGTGCCAAAGTGTTTGGCAGTGACAGTGCCCTGCAGATCCATCTGCGTTCCCACACAGGCGAGAGGCCCTACAAGTGTAATGTGTGCGGCAACCGCTTCACCACGCGCGGCAACCTCAAAGTGCATTTTCACCGGCATCGTGAGAAGTACCCGCACGTGCAAATGAACCCTCACCCCGTGCCGGAGCACCTGGACTACGTCATCACCAGCAGCGGCCTGCCCTATGGCATGTCAGTGCCACCAGAGAAGGCCGAGGAGGAGGTGGCCATGCCCAGTGGCGGCGTGGACCGCAAGCCTCTGGTGGCCTCCACCACAGCACTTAGTGCCACAGAGAGCCTCACGCTGCTCTCCACCGGTGCCGGCACAGCCACGGCTCCCGCGCTCCCTGCTTTCAATAAGTTCGTGCTCATGAAAGCAGTGGAGCCGAAGAGCAAAGCTGATGAAAATACCCCTCCGGGGAGTGAGGGCTCAGCCATCGCCGGGGTGGCAGAAAGTGGCACAGCAACCCGAATGCAGCTGAGTAAGCTGGTGACTTCGCTCCCCAGCTGGGCGCTGCTTACCAACCACTTTAAGTCCGCAGGTAGCTTCCCCTTCCCCTACGTGCTGGAGCCCTTGGGGGCCTCGCCCTCTGAGACCTCAAAGCTGCAGCAGCTGGTAGAGAAGATTGACCGGCAAGGAGCTGTGGCCGTGGCCTCTACGGCCTCAGGAGCCCCCACCACCTCGGCGCCTGCCGCCTCGTCCTCCGCCTCATCGGGACCTAACCAGTGTGTCATCTGCCTCCGGGTGCTGAGCTGTCCTCGCGCACTGCGCCTGCACTACGGCCAACATGGGGGTGAGCGGCCCTTCAAATGCAAGGTGTGTGGCAGAGCTTTCTCCACCCGCGGCAACCTGCGTGCGCACTTCGTGGGCCACAAGGCCAGTCCAGCCGCCCGGGCTCAGAACTCCTGCCCCATCTGCCAGAAGAAGTTCACCAATGCTGTTACTCTGCAGCAGCACGTGCGCATGCACCTGGGGGGCCAGATCCCCAACGGCGGTGCCGCGCTCTCGGAAGGCGGCGGAGCTGCGCAGGAGAACGGCTCAGAGCAGTCCGCAGCCTCAGGGCCCCAGAGCTTCCCCCAGCAGCCGTCCCAGCAGCCCTCCCCGGAAGAGGAGCTGTCCGAAGAGGAGGACGAGGACGACGACGAGGAGGAAGATGTGACTGATGAAGATTCCCTGGCGGGGAGAGGCTCAGAGAGTGGAGGCGAGAAGGCCATATCCGTGCGAGGTGACTCGGAAGAGGCGTCGGGGCCAGAGGAGGACGCGGGGAGCGCGGCGGCCGCGGGGGCGGCCGCGACAGCCACAGCGGGGAAGGAGGTGGAGAGCAACGAGAAAGTGCTTCAACAGCCTtccctgccgccgccgccgccccccgaCAGCCTGGATCACACCCAGCCCATGGAGCAGGGGGGCGCTGAGGGCGCAGGAGGCATGGAAGAGGGGGGCAAAGCGGAGAGGAGCTTGAGCCCAACGGCGGCTCTCCCGCGGGAAGGGGAAGGCAGCAGCAGCACCTCGGTGGAGGAGCTGAGCCTGCAGGAGGCCCTGAGAAAGGAGCCGGGCGAGAGCGGGAGCAGAAAGGCCTGTGAGGTGTGTGGTCAGACCTTTGCTACCCAGGCGGCCCTGGAGGAGCATCAGAAGACCCACCCCAAGGAGGGGCCGCTCTTCACTTGTGTTTTCTGCAGGCAGAGCTTTCTCGAGCGGGCTATCCTCAAGAAGCATATGCTGCTGGCTCACCACCA GAACCAGTACACAGCTTTCCTCTCAAGTGACCTGCCCACCAAGCCCCGGAGTTCCAGCTCCACCTCCACTACCACTTTAGGCCTGGCGCCACCAGTGCTGTTTGGCCCGGGGACTGTGGCTGGGAACTTGCCTCTGGCAATGGGATCCAGAGAGGCCAAGGAGAAGAGAGCCCCCCTCTTCCTATTTCGGTCTCCTGCATCCAAGGCAGTGCCTGAGAAGCCCATCATAGAAGAAAAGTAG
- the SALL2 gene encoding sal-like protein 2 isoform X1, whose product MSRRKQRKPQQLISDCEGPSASENGDASEEDHPQVCAKCCAQFTDPTEFLAHQNACSTDPPVMVIIGGQENPNNSSTSSEPRTEGQNSPQVMEAEHSNPPDSGSSVPTDPTWGPERRVEESAGHFLVAATGTAAGGGGGLILASPKLGATPLPPESTPAPPPPPPPPPPPGVGSGHLNIPLILEELRVLQQRQIHQMQMTEQICRQVLLLGSLGQTVGTPASPSELPGTGTASSTKPLLPLFSPIKPVQTGKTLAPSSSSSSSSGAETPKQAFFHLYHPLGSQHPFSAGGVGRSHKPTPAPSPALPGSTDQLMASPHLAFPGTTGLLAAQCLGAARGLEAAASPGLLKPKNGSGELGYGEVMGPLEKPGGRHKCRFCAKVFGSDSALQIHLRSHTGERPYKCNVCGNRFTTRGNLKVHFHRHREKYPHVQMNPHPVPEHLDYVITSSGLPYGMSVPPEKAEEEVAMPSGGVDRKPLVASTTALSATESLTLLSTGAGTATAPALPAFNKFVLMKAVEPKSKADENTPPGSEGSAIAGVAESGTATRMQLSKLVTSLPSWALLTNHFKSAGSFPFPYVLEPLGASPSETSKLQQLVEKIDRQGAVAVASTASGAPTTSAPAASSSASSGPNQCVICLRVLSCPRALRLHYGQHGGERPFKCKVCGRAFSTRGNLRAHFVGHKASPAARAQNSCPICQKKFTNAVTLQQHVRMHLGGQIPNGGAALSEGGGAAQENGSEQSAASGPQSFPQQPSQQPSPEEELSEEEDEDDDEEEDVTDEDSLAGRGSESGGEKAISVRGDSEEASGPEEDAGSAAAAGAAATATAGKEVESNEKVLQQPSLPPPPPPDSLDHTQPMEQGGAEGAGGMEEGGKAERSLSPTAALPREGEGSSSTSVEELSLQEALRKEPGESGSRKACEVCGQTFATQAALEEHQKTHPKEGPLFTCVFCRQSFLERAILKKHMLLAHHQVPPFAPHGPQNIAALSLVPGCSPSITSPGLSPFPRKDDPTIP is encoded by the coding sequence GTGATGCTAGCGAGGAGGACCACCCCCAAGTCTGTGCCAAGTGCTGCGCACAATTCACTGATCCAACTGAATTCCTCGCCCACCAGAATGCATGTTCTACTGACCCCCCTGTAATGGTGATAATTGGGGGCCAGGAGAACCCCAACAACTCTTCGACCTCTTCTGAACCCCGGACGGAGGGCCAAAATAGCCCGCAGGTCATGGAGGCAGAGCACAGCAACCCTCCGGATTCTGGGTCCTCTGTGCCCACAGATCCCACCTGGGGCCCGGAGAGGAGAGTAGAGGAGTCTGCCGGGCACTTCCTGGTCGCTGCCACAGGTACCGCTgctgggggaggcgggggccTGATCTTGGCTAGTCCCAAGCTGGGAGCGACCCCGTTACCTCCAGAATCGacccctgcacccccacctcctcctcctccacccccacccccaggggtaGGCAGTGGCCACTTGAACATCCCTCTGATCTTGGAAGAGCTTCGGGTGCTGCAGCAGCGCCAGATCCACCAGATGCAGATGACTGAGCAAATCTGCCGCCAGGTGCTGCTGCTTGGCTCCCTAGGCCAGACGGTGGGCACCCCCGCCAGTCCCTCAGAGTTACCTGGGACGGGGACTGCCTCCTCCACCAAGCCCCTGCTTCCCCTCTTCAGCCCCATCAAGCCTGTCCAGACTGGCAAGACGCTGgcaccttcctcttcctcctcctcctcctcggggGCAGAAACGCCCAAGCAGGCTTTCTTCCATCTTTACCATCCGCTGGGGTCCCAGCACCCTTTTTCTGCTGGAGGGGTTGGGCGAAGCCACaaacccacccctgccccctccccagccctgcctggcagCACAGATCAGCTGATGGCCTCACCTCATCTGGCATTCCCAGGCACCACGGGACTGTTGGCAGCACAGTGTCTTGGGGCAGCTCGAGGCCTTGAGGCTGCTGCCTCCCCGGGGCTCCTGAAGCCAAAGAACGGAAGTGGCGAGCTGGGCTATGGGGAGGTGATGGGTCCCTTGGAGAAGCCCGGCGGACGGCACAAGTGCCGCTTCTGTGCCAAAGTGTTTGGCAGTGACAGTGCCCTGCAGATCCATCTGCGTTCCCACACAGGCGAGAGGCCCTACAAGTGTAATGTGTGCGGCAACCGCTTCACCACGCGCGGCAACCTCAAAGTGCATTTTCACCGGCATCGTGAGAAGTACCCGCACGTGCAAATGAACCCTCACCCCGTGCCGGAGCACCTGGACTACGTCATCACCAGCAGCGGCCTGCCCTATGGCATGTCAGTGCCACCAGAGAAGGCCGAGGAGGAGGTGGCCATGCCCAGTGGCGGCGTGGACCGCAAGCCTCTGGTGGCCTCCACCACAGCACTTAGTGCCACAGAGAGCCTCACGCTGCTCTCCACCGGTGCCGGCACAGCCACGGCTCCCGCGCTCCCTGCTTTCAATAAGTTCGTGCTCATGAAAGCAGTGGAGCCGAAGAGCAAAGCTGATGAAAATACCCCTCCGGGGAGTGAGGGCTCAGCCATCGCCGGGGTGGCAGAAAGTGGCACAGCAACCCGAATGCAGCTGAGTAAGCTGGTGACTTCGCTCCCCAGCTGGGCGCTGCTTACCAACCACTTTAAGTCCGCAGGTAGCTTCCCCTTCCCCTACGTGCTGGAGCCCTTGGGGGCCTCGCCCTCTGAGACCTCAAAGCTGCAGCAGCTGGTAGAGAAGATTGACCGGCAAGGAGCTGTGGCCGTGGCCTCTACGGCCTCAGGAGCCCCCACCACCTCGGCGCCTGCCGCCTCGTCCTCCGCCTCATCGGGACCTAACCAGTGTGTCATCTGCCTCCGGGTGCTGAGCTGTCCTCGCGCACTGCGCCTGCACTACGGCCAACATGGGGGTGAGCGGCCCTTCAAATGCAAGGTGTGTGGCAGAGCTTTCTCCACCCGCGGCAACCTGCGTGCGCACTTCGTGGGCCACAAGGCCAGTCCAGCCGCCCGGGCTCAGAACTCCTGCCCCATCTGCCAGAAGAAGTTCACCAATGCTGTTACTCTGCAGCAGCACGTGCGCATGCACCTGGGGGGCCAGATCCCCAACGGCGGTGCCGCGCTCTCGGAAGGCGGCGGAGCTGCGCAGGAGAACGGCTCAGAGCAGTCCGCAGCCTCAGGGCCCCAGAGCTTCCCCCAGCAGCCGTCCCAGCAGCCCTCCCCGGAAGAGGAGCTGTCCGAAGAGGAGGACGAGGACGACGACGAGGAGGAAGATGTGACTGATGAAGATTCCCTGGCGGGGAGAGGCTCAGAGAGTGGAGGCGAGAAGGCCATATCCGTGCGAGGTGACTCGGAAGAGGCGTCGGGGCCAGAGGAGGACGCGGGGAGCGCGGCGGCCGCGGGGGCGGCCGCGACAGCCACAGCGGGGAAGGAGGTGGAGAGCAACGAGAAAGTGCTTCAACAGCCTtccctgccgccgccgccgccccccgaCAGCCTGGATCACACCCAGCCCATGGAGCAGGGGGGCGCTGAGGGCGCAGGAGGCATGGAAGAGGGGGGCAAAGCGGAGAGGAGCTTGAGCCCAACGGCGGCTCTCCCGCGGGAAGGGGAAGGCAGCAGCAGCACCTCGGTGGAGGAGCTGAGCCTGCAGGAGGCCCTGAGAAAGGAGCCGGGCGAGAGCGGGAGCAGAAAGGCCTGTGAGGTGTGTGGTCAGACCTTTGCTACCCAGGCGGCCCTGGAGGAGCATCAGAAGACCCACCCCAAGGAGGGGCCGCTCTTCACTTGTGTTTTCTGCAGGCAGAGCTTTCTCGAGCGGGCTATCCTCAAGAAGCATATGCTGCTGGCTCACCACCAGGTACCACCCTTTGCCCCCCACGGCCCTCAGAATATTGCTGCTCTTTCCTTGGTCCCAGGTTGCTCACCTTCCATCACTTCCCCAGGGCTCTCCCCCTTTCCCCGAAAAGATGACCCCACGATCCCATGA